Proteins from one Ramlibacter sp. PS4R-6 genomic window:
- a CDS encoding sensor histidine kinase: protein MNGGKPSLRRRIAQHVLVPLVVTWALGAAVALGIAEHFVGRAFDRALLDDAYALASHVRAAGNNTSLVLTREEMNTLLFDQSEAMYFAVRRADGTVAAGNAQLPAAQLAAPGEHEFANIEIDGRRVRAVSLRTHQPEPFTVVIGQTTRSRTQLLAQLLAFSALPQAVLLALLAWWLRRRIQDDMAPLATLHDAIERRGPADLAPLPPEAKGASTRDVERIAQAIDALLQRVQQSLQEQREFAGNVAHELRTPLAGIRAQATFALAQGDAAVWREQLEGIAQAEQRASRLVDQLLALARAGEGREGLALAPIALQALVREVLLRFMPRARAAGVDLGGEGLDDEAIVNGDRALIEGLLGNLIDNALRYGSGAAQPHITVAVGTRAGGIELSVADNGAGLPSTDAEQLKKRWAQGDGARRVGEGAGLGLSIVERYAELLGARFTLANGEGGGVRAAVLFTR from the coding sequence GTGAACGGCGGCAAGCCCAGCCTGAGGCGCCGCATCGCGCAGCACGTGCTCGTGCCGCTGGTGGTGACCTGGGCGCTGGGCGCGGCGGTGGCGCTGGGCATCGCCGAGCACTTCGTCGGGCGCGCTTTCGACCGCGCGCTGCTGGACGATGCCTATGCGCTCGCGTCGCACGTGCGCGCGGCCGGCAACAACACCTCGCTGGTGCTGACGCGCGAGGAGATGAACACGCTGCTCTTCGACCAGAGCGAGGCCATGTACTTCGCGGTCCGGCGCGCGGACGGCACCGTCGCCGCCGGCAACGCGCAGCTGCCCGCGGCGCAGCTCGCAGCCCCCGGCGAGCACGAGTTCGCAAACATCGAGATCGACGGCCGGCGCGTCCGCGCCGTGAGCCTGCGCACGCACCAGCCCGAACCCTTCACCGTCGTCATCGGCCAGACCACGCGCAGCCGCACGCAGCTGCTGGCCCAGTTGCTCGCGTTCTCGGCACTGCCGCAGGCCGTGCTGCTGGCGCTGCTGGCGTGGTGGCTGCGCCGCCGCATCCAGGACGACATGGCGCCGCTCGCCACACTGCACGATGCGATCGAGCGGCGCGGGCCGGCCGACCTCGCGCCCCTGCCACCGGAGGCGAAGGGCGCCAGCACGCGCGACGTCGAGCGCATCGCGCAAGCCATCGACGCGCTGCTGCAGCGGGTGCAGCAGAGCCTGCAGGAACAGCGCGAGTTCGCGGGCAACGTCGCGCACGAGCTGCGCACGCCGCTCGCCGGCATCCGCGCGCAGGCCACCTTCGCGTTGGCGCAAGGCGATGCCGCCGTGTGGCGCGAGCAGCTCGAAGGCATCGCGCAGGCCGAGCAGCGCGCCAGCCGCCTCGTCGACCAGCTGCTGGCGCTGGCACGCGCCGGCGAAGGGCGTGAAGGCCTTGCGCTGGCGCCCATCGCACTGCAGGCACTGGTGCGCGAGGTGCTGCTGCGCTTCATGCCGCGCGCGCGCGCGGCGGGCGTGGACCTGGGCGGCGAAGGGCTGGACGACGAAGCCATCGTGAACGGGGACCGCGCGCTCATCGAGGGCCTGCTGGGCAACCTGATCGACAACGCGCTGCGCTACGGCAGCGGCGCCGCGCAGCCGCACATCACGGTCGCCGTCGGCACGCGCGCCGGCGGCATCGAGCTGTCGGTGGCGGACAACGGCGCGGGGCTGCCATCGACCGATGCCGAGCAGCTGAAGAAGCGCTGGGCGCAAGGCGACGGCGCGCGCCGCGTCGGCGAAGGCGCAGGCCTGGGGCTGTCGATCGTCGAGCGCTACGCCGAGCTGCTGGGCGCACGCTTCACGCTGGCCAACGGCGAAGGCGGCGGCGTGCGCGCGGCGGTGCTCTTCACCCGCTGA
- a CDS encoding 5'-methylthioadenosine/adenosylhomocysteine nucleosidase: MRTAIVSAMHEELASVLALLPDEHKVTVAGRDFYDGHLHGREVVAVLSRIGKVAAATTATLLIERFRVDRIVFTGVAGGLAPAVQRGDVVVADAFLQHDLDASPIFPRWEVPLYGTDRFATDAALTGELAAAVARALPGTRVHRGLVVSGDRFVATSAESRLLQQALPDALAVEMEGAAIAQVCRDFGVPFAAVRTVSDRAGDAAAGDFVSFIREVASRHSAAIVQALLAR; this comes from the coding sequence ATGCGCACCGCCATCGTCTCGGCGATGCACGAGGAGCTGGCCTCGGTGCTCGCGCTCCTGCCCGACGAGCACAAGGTCACGGTGGCGGGCCGCGATTTCTACGACGGGCACCTGCACGGCCGGGAAGTCGTCGCGGTGCTGTCGCGCATCGGCAAGGTCGCCGCGGCGACGACGGCGACGCTGCTCATCGAGCGCTTTCGCGTCGACCGCATCGTGTTCACGGGCGTGGCCGGCGGGCTGGCACCGGCGGTGCAGCGCGGCGACGTGGTGGTCGCCGACGCCTTCCTGCAGCACGACCTCGACGCCTCGCCCATCTTCCCGCGGTGGGAAGTGCCGCTGTACGGTACCGACCGCTTCGCCACCGACGCCGCGCTCACCGGCGAACTCGCGGCCGCCGTGGCCCGCGCGCTGCCGGGCACGCGCGTGCACCGTGGGCTGGTCGTGAGCGGCGACCGCTTCGTCGCCACCAGCGCCGAGAGCCGCCTCCTGCAACAGGCCCTGCCCGACGCGCTGGCGGTGGAGATGGAGGGCGCGGCGATCGCGCAGGTGTGCCGCGACTTCGGCGTGCCTTTCGCGGCGGTGCGCACGGTGTCCGACCGCGCCGGCGATGCGGCCGCCGGCGACTTCGTGAGCTTCATCCGCGAGGTGGCCAGCCGCCACTCGGCGGCGATCGTGCAGGCCTTGCTGGCGCGCTGA
- a CDS encoding ABC transporter ATP-binding protein, with the protein MAAPLLEIEDLHVEFPTQGSVMHAVEGVSLTVDEGEVLGIVGESGSGKSVTMMAVMGLIAYPGKVRAKKLRFAGNDLLGLSDRERRRLVGKDMGMIFQEPTTSLNPCFTIGWQLVEALREHSPLDRKSAQARAVELLEQVGIPAAASRMNDYPHQMSGGMNQRVMIAMAISCNPRLLIADEPTTALDVTIQAQILDLLRNLQKERGMALVLITHNMGVVSEMARRVAVMYAGQVMEERPVHELFADPQHPYTEALLSALPERGPGGHRLATIPGVVPGVFDRPNGCLFAPRCSYATQHSMQVRPELREWQGGCVRCHYPLGDPSRASRITTDGPVKLETAQ; encoded by the coding sequence ATGGCCGCACCGCTGCTCGAAATCGAAGACCTGCACGTCGAGTTCCCGACACAAGGCTCTGTCATGCACGCCGTCGAAGGCGTGAGCCTCACGGTGGACGAAGGTGAGGTGCTGGGCATCGTCGGCGAGTCCGGCTCGGGCAAGAGCGTGACCATGATGGCCGTGATGGGCCTCATCGCCTACCCCGGCAAGGTGCGCGCGAAGAAGCTCCGCTTCGCGGGCAACGACCTCTTGGGCCTGTCGGACCGCGAGCGGCGCCGCCTCGTGGGCAAGGACATGGGCATGATCTTCCAGGAGCCCACCACCAGCCTGAACCCGTGCTTCACCATCGGCTGGCAACTGGTCGAGGCGCTGCGCGAACACTCGCCACTGGACCGCAAGAGTGCGCAAGCGAGGGCGGTGGAGCTGCTGGAGCAGGTCGGCATCCCGGCTGCCGCCTCGCGCATGAACGACTACCCGCACCAGATGTCGGGCGGCATGAACCAGCGCGTGATGATCGCGATGGCGATCTCGTGCAACCCGCGCCTGTTGATCGCCGACGAGCCGACCACCGCGCTGGACGTCACCATCCAGGCCCAGATCCTCGACCTGCTGCGCAACCTGCAGAAGGAACGCGGCATGGCGCTGGTGCTGATCACGCACAACATGGGCGTGGTCAGCGAGATGGCCAGGCGTGTCGCCGTGATGTACGCGGGGCAGGTGATGGAAGAGCGCCCGGTGCACGAGCTCTTCGCCGACCCGCAGCATCCGTACACGGAGGCGCTGCTGTCCGCCCTGCCGGAGCGCGGGCCCGGGGGCCATCGCCTCGCCACCATTCCCGGCGTGGTGCCCGGCGTGTTCGACCGGCCGAACGGCTGCCTGTTCGCGCCGCGCTGCTCTTACGCCACGCAGCACTCGATGCAGGTGCGGCCCGAGCTGCGTGAGTGGCAGGGCGGCTGCGTGCGCTGCCACTACCCGCTGGGCGATCCCAGCCGCGCCTCGCGCATCACGACCGACGGGCCCGTGAAGCTGGAGACGGCGCAATGA
- a CDS encoding response regulator transcription factor, which translates to MRILLVEDDAVLNDLMSRSLAAAGHRVDLATNLEDAAHRWRVQAFDAVLLDLNLPHSAHERSGLGSGLTVLRGARARGDRTPVLVLTARDRTEERIAGLDAGADDYLGKPFDLGEVEARLRALVRRSRGTDDRVEVGQLVLDRQARRFFLASQPWDLPAREFEVLHELMTPPGRVVSKRELSLKLSDGEDALGDNALEAFISRLRRKLAGSGAAIRTLRGLGYVLEDEG; encoded by the coding sequence ATGCGCATCCTCCTCGTTGAAGACGACGCCGTGCTGAACGACCTGATGTCGCGCAGCCTCGCCGCCGCCGGCCACCGCGTCGACCTCGCCACGAACCTGGAGGACGCCGCGCACCGCTGGCGCGTCCAGGCTTTCGACGCCGTGCTGCTGGACCTGAACCTGCCGCATTCCGCGCACGAACGCAGCGGCCTGGGCAGCGGCCTCACTGTCCTGCGCGGCGCGCGCGCGCGCGGCGACCGCACACCGGTGCTGGTCCTCACCGCGCGCGATCGCACCGAGGAACGCATCGCCGGCCTCGACGCCGGCGCGGACGACTACCTGGGCAAGCCCTTCGACCTGGGCGAGGTCGAGGCGCGGCTGCGCGCGCTGGTGCGCCGCTCGCGCGGCACCGACGACCGCGTCGAGGTCGGCCAGCTAGTCTTGGACCGGCAGGCGCGCCGCTTCTTCCTCGCGAGCCAGCCCTGGGACCTGCCCGCGCGCGAATTCGAGGTGCTGCACGAGCTGATGACGCCGCCCGGCCGCGTCGTGAGCAAGCGCGAGCTGTCGCTCAAGCTCTCCGACGGCGAGGATGCGCTCGGCGACAACGCGCTGGAGGCCTTCATCTCGCGGCTGCGGCGCAAGCTCGCCGGCTCGGGCGCGGCCATCCGCACGCTGCGCGGCCTGGGCTACGTGCTCGAGGACGAGGGGTGA
- a CDS encoding isocitrate lyase/PEP mutase family protein: MSSSTDIAARRRAFRQLHETGCFVIPNPWDVGSAKYLEKLGFQALATTSSGVAWRHGKADGQMTVDEVLVHLREMAEATNLPVNADFEGGHAQDAEGVARNVRRAIDTGVAGISIEDSTGDANAPLRDVATSVQRMRAARRAIDESGTETMLVGRAENFIVGRPDLDDAIARLKAYSEAGADCLYAPGVKTREQIEAVVKAVAPKPVNLLIGFPTELTLADAKALGVRRISVGGALARSAWGGFMRTAQQIAGEGRFDGFAQAASGLELNQLMRGG, translated from the coding sequence ATGAGCTCCAGCACCGACATCGCCGCGCGCCGGCGCGCATTCCGGCAACTGCACGAAACCGGCTGCTTCGTCATCCCGAACCCGTGGGACGTGGGCAGCGCCAAGTACCTCGAGAAGCTCGGGTTCCAGGCGCTGGCCACCACAAGCTCGGGCGTGGCGTGGCGGCATGGCAAGGCCGACGGGCAGATGACGGTCGATGAGGTCCTGGTGCACCTGCGGGAGATGGCCGAAGCGACGAACCTGCCCGTCAATGCGGACTTCGAAGGCGGGCATGCCCAAGATGCGGAAGGCGTGGCGCGCAATGTCCGCCGTGCCATCGATACGGGCGTGGCCGGCATCTCCATCGAGGATTCGACGGGCGATGCGAACGCTCCGCTGCGCGATGTCGCGACCAGCGTGCAGCGCATGCGCGCCGCGCGCCGCGCCATCGACGAGAGCGGCACCGAAACGATGCTCGTCGGCCGCGCCGAGAACTTCATCGTGGGCCGCCCCGACCTCGACGATGCCATCGCACGCCTGAAAGCGTATTCGGAGGCCGGCGCCGATTGCCTCTACGCGCCGGGCGTCAAGACGCGCGAGCAGATCGAGGCCGTGGTGAAGGCCGTCGCGCCCAAGCCCGTCAACCTGCTCATCGGCTTTCCCACCGAGCTGACGCTGGCCGATGCGAAGGCGCTGGGCGTGCGCCGCATCAGCGTGGGCGGCGCGCTGGCGCGCTCGGCCTGGGGCGGCTTCATGCGCACGGCGCAGCAGATCGCGGGTGAAGGCCGCTTCGACGGCTTCGCGCAGGCGGCGTCCGGCCTCGAACTCAACCAGCTGATGCGCGGCGGCTGA
- a CDS encoding ABC transporter substrate-binding protein, whose amino-acid sequence MKTTRYFAVAAIALAAAAGAGAKTLVYCSEGSPENFYPGVNTTGTSFDAAEPIYNRLVEFERGGTRVVPGLAEKWDISADGKTYTFHLRKNVKWHDTRAFKPTRNMNADDILFTFERQWKDTHPFFKVTSSNHTYFNDMGLAKTLKSVEKKDDYTVVITLNQAEAPFLSNLAMPYASVQSKEYADAMLKAGTPERIDQDPIGTGPFSLVQYQKDAVIRYKAWPQYWNGKAKIDDLVYSITPDNSVRWAKLQKGECHVMPYPNPADLEAMKKDANTTVLEQPGLNVGYLAYNTQKKPFDDVRVRKAINMAINKKAILDAVYLGTGIAAKNPLPPSMSAYNDAIKDDAYDPEGAKKLLATAGHPNGMEIDLWAMPVQRPYNPNAKRIAELMQSDLAKIGVKAEIKTFEWGEYRKRMQAGEHMTGMLGWTGDNGDPDNFLAVLLGCDASKNNGGNVAKWCHQPFEDLIQKAKIETKPAERDKLYKQAQVIFKEQAPWFTIAHAVQLKPVRKEVIDFKLSPFGRHVFYGVDIKE is encoded by the coding sequence ATGAAAACCACTCGCTATTTCGCGGTTGCCGCCATCGCACTGGCCGCCGCGGCCGGCGCCGGCGCCAAGACGCTGGTGTACTGCTCCGAAGGCAGCCCCGAGAACTTCTACCCCGGCGTGAACACGACGGGCACGTCGTTCGACGCCGCCGAGCCCATCTACAACCGCCTCGTCGAATTCGAGCGCGGCGGCACCCGCGTGGTGCCGGGCCTGGCCGAAAAGTGGGACATCTCCGCCGACGGCAAGACCTACACCTTCCACCTGCGCAAGAACGTCAAGTGGCACGACACGCGCGCGTTCAAGCCCACGCGCAACATGAACGCGGACGACATCCTGTTCACGTTCGAGCGCCAGTGGAAGGACACGCACCCCTTCTTCAAGGTCACCAGCTCCAACCACACCTACTTCAACGACATGGGCCTCGCGAAGACGCTCAAGTCGGTCGAGAAGAAGGACGACTACACGGTGGTCATCACGCTGAACCAGGCCGAGGCGCCGTTCCTGTCGAACCTCGCGATGCCCTACGCGTCCGTGCAATCGAAGGAATACGCCGACGCGATGCTCAAGGCGGGCACGCCGGAGCGCATCGACCAGGACCCGATCGGCACCGGCCCCTTCTCGCTGGTGCAATACCAGAAGGACGCGGTGATCCGCTACAAGGCCTGGCCGCAGTACTGGAACGGCAAGGCCAAGATCGACGACCTCGTCTACTCGATCACGCCCGACAACTCGGTGCGCTGGGCGAAGCTGCAGAAGGGCGAGTGCCACGTCATGCCGTACCCGAACCCGGCCGACCTCGAGGCGATGAAGAAGGACGCCAACACGACGGTGCTGGAGCAGCCGGGCCTGAACGTCGGCTACCTCGCGTACAACACGCAGAAGAAGCCTTTCGACGACGTGCGCGTGCGCAAGGCGATCAACATGGCCATCAACAAGAAGGCCATCCTCGACGCCGTGTACCTGGGCACCGGCATCGCCGCCAAGAACCCGCTGCCGCCCTCGATGTCGGCGTACAACGACGCGATCAAGGACGACGCCTACGATCCGGAAGGCGCGAAGAAGCTGCTGGCCACCGCCGGCCATCCGAACGGCATGGAGATCGACCTGTGGGCCATGCCGGTACAGCGACCGTACAACCCCAATGCCAAGCGCATCGCCGAGCTGATGCAGTCGGACCTGGCGAAGATCGGCGTGAAGGCCGAGATCAAGACCTTCGAGTGGGGCGAGTACCGCAAGCGCATGCAGGCCGGCGAGCACATGACCGGCATGCTGGGCTGGACCGGCGACAACGGCGACCCGGACAACTTCCTCGCGGTGCTGCTCGGCTGCGACGCGAGCAAGAACAACGGCGGCAACGTCGCCAAGTGGTGCCACCAGCCCTTCGAGGACCTGATCCAGAAGGCCAAGATCGAGACCAAGCCCGCCGAGCGCGACAAGCTCTACAAGCAGGCGCAGGTGATCTTCAAGGAGCAGGCCCCCTGGTTCACCATCGCGCACGCCGTGCAGCTCAAGCCCGTGCGCAAGGAAGTCATCGACTTCAAGCTGTCGCCCTTCGGCCGCCACGTGTTCTACGGGGTCGACATCAAGGAGTGA
- a CDS encoding patatin-like phospholipase family protein yields the protein MSLGTIIHAGLVRPKQPTHALVLMGGGARTAYQVGVLQALGAMLQLQAGGSPAFPFKVLVGTSAGALNVAYLASTATHGLEAFAELAKFWGRLQCDDVYALDVPPWVRISRLMTALTLWRRTRGRGALLDNMPLVDTLHHAISLSGIEESLTSKAIDAVAVTASSYTSGVHWTFCHTARDSKQEAWMRPGRRAEFQPLTIEHLMASSAIPFLFPSTPLWVDGHPEYFGDGSMRQVSPLSPAMHLGAHKILVVGVGQPQRSGLIAAPANGGGRGPSLGGIAGHAMASVFHDTLQADVEQAQRVTKTLQQLPREVAGVLPYRSVEVVSIQPTQSLDALAQQHAQDLPRSVRRALGGLGALKSGGGGALASYLLFEPGFVQALVSLGEQDAYARKSELLAFFAA from the coding sequence ATGAGCCTGGGGACCATCATCCATGCGGGCCTGGTGCGCCCGAAGCAGCCCACGCACGCCCTGGTGCTGATGGGCGGCGGCGCGCGCACGGCCTACCAGGTCGGCGTGCTGCAGGCGCTGGGCGCGATGCTGCAGCTGCAGGCGGGCGGCAGCCCCGCCTTCCCGTTCAAGGTGCTGGTCGGCACGTCCGCCGGCGCGCTCAACGTCGCCTACCTCGCCAGCACCGCCACGCACGGCCTCGAAGCCTTCGCCGAGCTGGCGAAGTTCTGGGGCCGCCTGCAGTGCGACGACGTCTATGCGCTCGACGTGCCGCCCTGGGTGCGCATCAGCCGCCTGATGACCGCGCTCACGCTGTGGCGGCGCACGCGCGGCCGCGGCGCGCTGCTGGACAACATGCCCCTGGTCGACACCTTGCACCACGCGATCTCGCTGTCGGGCATCGAGGAGTCGCTCACGTCGAAGGCGATCGACGCGGTGGCCGTCACGGCCTCCAGCTACACCAGCGGCGTGCACTGGACCTTCTGCCACACGGCGCGCGACTCGAAGCAGGAGGCGTGGATGCGCCCCGGCCGCCGCGCCGAATTCCAGCCGCTCACCATCGAGCACCTGATGGCCTCCAGCGCCATCCCCTTCCTGTTCCCGTCCACGCCGCTGTGGGTCGACGGCCATCCCGAATACTTCGGCGACGGCTCGATGCGCCAGGTCTCGCCGCTGTCGCCCGCGATGCACCTGGGCGCGCACAAGATCCTGGTGGTGGGCGTCGGCCAGCCGCAGCGCTCGGGCCTGATCGCCGCGCCGGCCAACGGCGGCGGCCGCGGGCCCTCGCTGGGCGGCATCGCGGGCCATGCGATGGCCAGCGTCTTCCACGACACGCTGCAGGCCGACGTCGAGCAGGCGCAGCGCGTAACCAAGACCTTGCAGCAGCTGCCGCGCGAGGTGGCGGGCGTGCTGCCCTACCGCAGCGTCGAGGTGGTGTCGATCCAGCCGACGCAGTCGCTCGACGCGCTCGCGCAGCAGCATGCGCAGGACCTGCCGCGCTCGGTGCGGCGCGCCCTCGGCGGGCTGGGCGCGCTCAAGAGCGGCGGGGGCGGCGCGCTGGCCAGCTACCTCCTGTTCGAACCCGGTTTCGTGCAGGCCCTGGTCAGCCTCGGCGAGCAGGATGCGTACGCGCGAAAGAGCGAGCTGCTGGCCTTCTTCGCGGCATAA
- a CDS encoding cysteine hydrolase family protein has protein sequence MPRSTPDPGAALASPRLPRSPRVLLLVDFINPLNFPGAEDLAPAAVEAARATAALKDKLARAGVATIYANDNYGVWQSDFHSLVSTCLGMEGAPGEIAKLLYPQAGDITMLKPRHSAFYASPLELLLTEMEAKELVICGLASDMCVQLTAAEAFLREYPCWVPADCHAAESDDAKEAAVAYMAGVLKCDVRPSTAPAPRRKSRGRRDL, from the coding sequence ATGCCCCGTAGTACCCCCGACCCCGGCGCCGCCCTGGCGTCGCCGCGCCTGCCCCGCAGCCCCCGTGTCCTGTTGCTGGTGGATTTCATCAACCCGCTGAACTTCCCGGGCGCCGAGGACCTCGCCCCAGCCGCCGTCGAAGCCGCCCGGGCCACCGCGGCCCTGAAGGACAAGCTGGCCCGCGCCGGCGTGGCCACCATCTACGCCAACGACAACTACGGCGTGTGGCAGTCCGACTTCCACAGCCTCGTCTCCACGTGCCTCGGCATGGAAGGCGCGCCCGGCGAGATCGCGAAGCTGCTGTACCCGCAGGCCGGGGACATCACCATGCTCAAGCCGCGCCATTCCGCGTTCTACGCCTCGCCGCTGGAGTTGCTGCTGACCGAGATGGAGGCGAAGGAACTCGTGATCTGCGGCCTGGCCAGCGACATGTGCGTGCAGCTCACGGCAGCCGAAGCCTTCCTGCGCGAGTACCCGTGCTGGGTGCCCGCCGATTGCCACGCGGCCGAGAGCGACGACGCGAAGGAGGCCGCGGTCGCCTACATGGCCGGCGTGCTCAAGTGCGACGTGCGGCCCTCGACCGCGCCCGCGCCGCGGCGCAAGTCGCGCGGGCGCCGCGACCTGTAG
- the corA gene encoding magnesium/cobalt transporter CorA codes for MLNIFTLANGRLFQEEIESLEELSKFQPIWVDLEAPTPEEKRWVKQYFGLSIPEDAMDEDIEESARFYEEDNGELHIRSDFLIADDAEPRAVRVAFILNLKNDALRSKGVLFSIHDEDVPVFRLLRLRARRAPGLIEDAKDVLLKLYDADAEYSADTLEGIYDELEKVSKQVLSATVTDELAGEVLGDIARQEDLNGRIRRNVMDTRRALSFMMRIRMLDAEQFEDARQILRDIESLDNHTAFLFDKINFLMDATVGFININQNKIIKIFSVASVALLPPTLIASIYGMNLQFPELQLLGRAGYPYVVLLMIASALVPMWYFRKRGWLR; via the coding sequence ATGCTCAACATCTTCACGCTCGCCAACGGCCGGCTCTTCCAGGAAGAGATCGAGTCGCTGGAGGAGCTCTCCAAGTTCCAGCCGATCTGGGTCGACCTCGAAGCGCCGACGCCGGAGGAGAAGCGCTGGGTCAAGCAGTACTTCGGCCTGTCCATCCCCGAAGACGCGATGGACGAGGACATCGAGGAGTCCGCCCGCTTCTACGAAGAGGACAACGGCGAGCTGCACATCCGCTCCGACTTCCTCATCGCCGACGACGCCGAGCCGCGCGCGGTGCGCGTGGCCTTCATCCTGAACCTGAAGAACGACGCGCTGCGCAGCAAGGGCGTGCTGTTCTCCATCCACGACGAGGACGTGCCCGTCTTCCGCCTGCTGCGCCTGCGCGCGCGCCGCGCCCCGGGCCTGATCGAGGACGCGAAGGACGTGCTGCTCAAGCTGTACGACGCCGACGCCGAGTACTCCGCCGACACCCTCGAGGGCATCTACGACGAGCTCGAGAAGGTGAGCAAGCAGGTGCTGTCGGCCACCGTCACCGACGAACTCGCCGGCGAGGTGCTGGGCGACATCGCGCGCCAGGAGGACCTGAACGGGCGCATCCGCCGCAACGTGATGGACACGCGCCGGGCCCTGTCGTTCATGATGCGCATCCGCATGCTGGACGCCGAGCAGTTCGAGGACGCGCGCCAGATCCTGCGCGACATCGAGTCGCTGGACAACCACACGGCGTTCCTCTTCGACAAGATCAACTTCCTGATGGATGCGACCGTCGGTTTCATCAACATCAACCAGAACAAGATCATCAAGATCTTCTCGGTGGCCAGCGTGGCGCTGCTGCCGCCGACGCTGATAGCCAGCATCTACGGCATGAACCTGCAGTTCCCGGAGCTGCAGTTGCTCGGGCGCGCGGGCTACCCCTACGTCGTGCTGCTGATGATCGCCAGCGCGCTGGTGCCCATGTGGTACTTCCGCAAGCGCGGCTGGCTGCGCTGA
- a CDS encoding dipeptide ABC transporter ATP-binding protein — protein MSVVVEAKDLRQVYKIKRGMFREPAQLQAVGGISFAIEEGKTLAVVGESGCGKSTLARMVALIEKPTGGSLVLDGVDAVNAPAEERRRLRQAVQIVFQNPYGSLNPRKKVGTVLEDPLAINTDMPKAQRADKARAMLQQVGLRPEYANRYPHMFSGGQRQRIAIARALMLNPKLLIADEPVSALDVSIQAQVLNLLADLQQEFQLAYLFISHDLAVVRHIAHEVLVMYLGHVMEQGPKEAIFARPSHPYTQALLASTPGVGPRNVQKIVLTGELPSPLNPPSGCVFSSRCPYAVERCKAERPAPVQVADRIAACHFAGDFLQQGFPQVPAQTASAPPASADNASLAA, from the coding sequence ATGAGCGTGGTCGTCGAAGCGAAGGACCTGCGGCAGGTCTACAAGATCAAGCGCGGCATGTTCCGCGAGCCGGCGCAGCTGCAGGCGGTCGGCGGCATCTCCTTCGCCATCGAAGAGGGCAAGACGCTGGCGGTGGTCGGCGAATCGGGCTGCGGCAAGTCGACGCTCGCGCGCATGGTGGCGCTGATCGAGAAGCCCACCGGCGGCTCGCTGGTGCTCGACGGCGTCGATGCGGTGAATGCGCCCGCCGAAGAGCGCCGCCGTTTGCGGCAGGCCGTGCAGATCGTCTTCCAGAACCCGTACGGGTCCCTGAACCCGCGCAAGAAGGTCGGCACGGTGCTCGAAGACCCGCTCGCGATCAACACCGACATGCCGAAGGCGCAGCGCGCGGACAAGGCGCGGGCGATGCTGCAGCAGGTTGGCCTGCGCCCGGAATACGCCAACCGCTACCCGCACATGTTCTCCGGCGGCCAGCGCCAGCGCATCGCCATCGCGCGGGCCCTGATGCTCAACCCCAAGCTGCTCATCGCCGACGAGCCGGTCTCCGCGCTCGACGTGTCGATCCAGGCGCAGGTGCTCAACCTGCTGGCCGACTTGCAGCAGGAGTTCCAGCTGGCCTACCTCTTCATCTCGCACGACCTGGCGGTGGTGCGCCACATCGCGCACGAGGTGCTGGTGATGTACCTCGGCCATGTGATGGAGCAGGGGCCCAAGGAGGCGATCTTCGCGCGGCCTTCGCACCCGTACACGCAGGCATTGCTGGCGTCCACGCCCGGCGTCGGCCCGCGCAACGTGCAGAAGATCGTGCTCACCGGCGAGCTGCCGTCGCCGCTCAATCCGCCGTCGGGCTGCGTGTTCTCGAGCCGCTGCCCTTATGCGGTCGAAAGATGCAAGGCCGAGCGGCCCGCGCCGGTGCAGGTGGCCGACCGCATCGCCGCGTGCCATTTCGCTGGGGATTTCCTCCAACAGGGGTTTCCCCAAGTGCCCGCGCAAACGGCATCCGCGCCACCCGCGAGTGCCGATAATGCATCGCTCGCCGCCTAA